The following coding sequences lie in one Prochlorococcus marinus XMU1411 genomic window:
- the rpsF gene encoding 30S ribosomal protein S6, translating to MNDQQSYYETMYILRPDIAEDAVTNHIDKYNKLLKEFGGTILDSQMRGKRRLAYQIAKHREGIYVQLSHQGDGQHIFKIEKAMRLSEDVIRYMTVKQEGPLPTPRPSTKSSPQTDDKENPETKDESKENQSVVSGNTSNAGKDNAKTKENSES from the coding sequence ATGAACGATCAACAATCTTATTACGAAACCATGTACATCCTCCGCCCAGATATTGCGGAAGATGCAGTAACTAACCACATCGATAAATACAATAAGCTTTTAAAAGAATTTGGCGGTACCATCCTTGATAGTCAAATGAGGGGTAAAAGAAGATTAGCTTACCAAATAGCAAAACATAGAGAAGGTATTTACGTCCAACTAAGTCATCAAGGTGATGGACAACATATTTTTAAAATTGAAAAAGCTATGAGACTTAGTGAAGATGTTATTAGATATATGACCGTTAAACAAGAAGGGCCTTTACCGACTCCAAGACCTTCTACTAAAAGTTCACCTCAAACAGATGATAAAGAAAATCCAGAAACTAAAGATGAATCTAAGGAAAATCAATCAGTAGTAAGCGGAAATACTTCAAATGCTGGAAAAGATAATGCTAAAACCAAAGAAAACTCAGAGTCATAA
- a CDS encoding argininosuccinate synthase: MPQVKKVVLAYSGGVDTSVCIPYLKNEYGISEVVTFVADLGQGEDLEFIRQKALNAGASQSVVGNLVNSFIERYAFPAIRANALYLDKYPLSTALARPLIAENLVNLAREINADAVAHGCTGKGNDQVRFDLAINALGPDLEIITPAREWNMSREEAIVYGEKFGIPAPVSKKSPYSIDVNLLGRSIEAGILEDPMQEAPEDIFAMTSSIHNSPDSPQDIEIVFKNGFPVGINDEFLTPVEIIQKANDLSGAHGFGRIDMIEDRVVGIKSREIYETPGLLLLIKAHKELESITLNPDVIEFKGIVEKKWGQLVYQGFWFGPLKDSLDAFISSTQTSVNGRVKIRLHKGNAIVIGRMSENNSLYREDLATYSKDDDFNHSLAEGFIYMWGMSNKIWAELNSKAKD, from the coding sequence ATGCCGCAGGTAAAAAAAGTTGTACTAGCTTATTCTGGCGGGGTAGATACTAGCGTTTGTATTCCATATTTAAAGAATGAATATGGAATTTCAGAAGTCGTTACTTTTGTAGCAGATCTTGGACAAGGCGAGGATTTAGAATTTATTAGGCAAAAAGCTTTAAATGCTGGTGCGTCTCAATCAGTTGTTGGTAATTTAGTTAATAGTTTTATTGAGAGATACGCTTTTCCAGCTATTAGAGCAAACGCTTTATATTTAGATAAATATCCTTTATCTACAGCTCTTGCAAGGCCTTTAATTGCTGAAAATCTAGTAAATCTTGCTCGAGAAATTAATGCTGATGCAGTAGCTCATGGATGCACTGGTAAAGGTAATGATCAAGTTCGATTTGATTTAGCAATTAATGCCTTAGGCCCTGATTTAGAAATAATCACTCCTGCAAGGGAGTGGAATATGAGTAGGGAAGAGGCAATAGTTTATGGAGAAAAATTTGGTATCCCTGCACCAGTATCAAAAAAATCACCATATTCAATAGATGTAAATTTACTTGGCAGGAGTATTGAAGCGGGGATTTTAGAAGACCCAATGCAAGAAGCACCTGAAGATATATTTGCTATGACATCATCTATTCATAATTCACCTGATTCCCCTCAAGACATAGAAATTGTCTTTAAAAACGGTTTTCCAGTTGGAATTAATGATGAATTTTTAACTCCAGTAGAGATAATTCAAAAAGCAAATGATCTTTCAGGTGCGCATGGTTTTGGAAGAATAGATATGATTGAAGATCGAGTAGTAGGAATTAAAAGTAGAGAGATTTACGAAACACCTGGCCTCTTACTTTTAATCAAAGCTCACAAAGAATTAGAGAGCATTACTTTAAACCCAGATGTTATCGAATTTAAAGGAATAGTAGAAAAAAAATGGGGTCAATTAGTCTATCAAGGTTTTTGGTTTGGACCTCTTAAAGATAGTTTAGATGCATTTATTTCATCGACTCAAACTTCAGTTAATGGAAGAGTAAAGATTAGACTTCATAAGGGGAATGCAATAGTAATTGGTAGAATGTCGGAAAATAATTCACTTTACAGGGAAGATTTGGCAACTTATAGCAAAGATGATGACTTTAATCATTCCTTAGCGGAAGGTTTTATTTATATGTGGGGTATGTCTAATAAAATTTGGGCTGAGTTAAATTCAAAAGCAAAAGATTAA
- the dnaK gene encoding molecular chaperone DnaK, producing MGKVVGIDLGTTNSCVAVMEGGKPTVIANAEGFRTTPSVVAYTKNQDQLVGQIAKRQAVMNPENTFYSAKRFVGRRVDEVNEESKEVSYSVEKSGSSVKLKCPILDKQFSPEEVSSQVLRKLADDAGKYLGEKVTQAVITVPAYFNDSQRQATKDAGKIAGLEVLRIVNEPTAAALAYGLDKENEKILVFDLGGGTFDVSVIEAGDGVTEVLSTSGDTHLGGDDFDKCIVDHLASTFKSNEGIDLRQDKQALQRLTEAAEKAKIELSNATQSEINLPFITATPEGPKHLDLNLTRAKFEELAASLIDRCKTPVERAISDAKISTSEIDEVVMVGGSSRIPAVLDLVKKIIGKEPNQTVNPDEVVAVGAAIQGGVLAGEVKDILLLDVTPLSLGVETLGGVMTKMINRNTTVPTKKSETYSTAVDGQTNVEIHVLQGEREMASDNKSLGTFRLDGIPSAPRGVPQIEVTFDIDANGILSVTAKDKGSGKEQSISITGASTLSDNEVEKMVKDAESNASADKEKREKIDLKNQAETLVYQTEKQLGELGDKIDAAAKSKVEEKSNALKEATSKEDYDSMKKLLEELQQELYAVGSSVYQQQGNQPPTPGSASNSDQTESNEKGGDDVIDADFTETKD from the coding sequence ATGGGGAAGGTTGTAGGCATCGATTTAGGAACAACTAATAGTTGTGTCGCTGTAATGGAAGGTGGTAAACCTACTGTAATAGCAAATGCTGAGGGTTTCAGAACTACTCCATCAGTTGTTGCATATACAAAAAATCAAGATCAGCTCGTTGGACAAATTGCCAAAAGACAAGCTGTTATGAATCCTGAAAACACTTTTTATTCTGCAAAGCGTTTTGTTGGTAGAAGAGTTGATGAAGTAAATGAAGAATCTAAAGAAGTTAGTTATTCTGTTGAAAAATCTGGCTCTAGTGTCAAATTAAAATGTCCTATATTGGATAAGCAGTTTTCTCCTGAAGAGGTAAGTTCTCAAGTTTTAAGAAAATTAGCAGATGATGCAGGTAAATATCTTGGTGAAAAAGTTACACAGGCTGTAATTACTGTTCCAGCTTACTTTAATGACTCTCAAAGACAGGCTACCAAAGATGCAGGAAAGATTGCCGGTTTAGAAGTTCTCAGAATTGTTAATGAGCCAACTGCTGCAGCACTAGCTTATGGTTTGGATAAAGAAAATGAAAAAATTCTCGTATTTGATTTAGGGGGAGGAACATTTGACGTTTCAGTTATTGAAGCTGGTGATGGAGTAACTGAAGTTCTATCTACATCTGGGGATACACATTTAGGTGGTGATGATTTTGATAAGTGTATCGTGGATCACTTAGCAAGTACTTTTAAATCAAACGAAGGAATTGACCTTAGACAAGATAAGCAGGCTCTACAAAGGCTTACTGAGGCAGCAGAAAAAGCAAAAATTGAGCTTTCAAATGCCACGCAAAGTGAAATAAATTTGCCATTTATCACGGCCACTCCTGAAGGTCCAAAACATTTGGATTTGAACCTAACTAGAGCAAAATTTGAGGAATTAGCAGCTTCTTTAATTGACAGGTGCAAAACCCCAGTTGAAAGGGCTATAAGTGATGCAAAAATTTCTACTAGTGAAATTGATGAAGTTGTGATGGTTGGAGGTTCATCCAGGATACCCGCAGTTTTAGATTTAGTTAAAAAAATAATAGGTAAAGAACCAAATCAAACTGTGAATCCGGATGAAGTAGTTGCTGTTGGAGCAGCTATTCAAGGAGGAGTTTTAGCAGGAGAAGTGAAAGATATATTGTTGCTCGACGTTACCCCACTTTCTTTAGGGGTAGAAACTTTAGGTGGGGTTATGACAAAAATGATAAATAGAAATACTACAGTCCCTACAAAGAAATCTGAGACATATTCAACTGCTGTAGACGGACAAACCAATGTAGAAATACATGTATTACAGGGTGAAAGAGAAATGGCATCTGATAATAAAAGTTTAGGAACTTTTAGATTAGATGGTATTCCATCAGCACCAAGAGGTGTTCCTCAAATTGAAGTGACATTTGATATCGATGCAAACGGCATACTTAGCGTTACAGCAAAAGATAAAGGAAGTGGTAAAGAACAAAGTATCTCTATCACTGGTGCTTCTACTTTATCTGATAATGAGGTTGAAAAAATGGTTAAAGATGCTGAATCAAATGCATCAGCAGATAAAGAAAAAAGAGAAAAAATTGATTTAAAGAATCAAGCTGAAACACTTGTCTATCAGACAGAAAAACAACTTGGTGAATTGGGAGATAAAATTGATGCTGCTGCAAAGTCTAAGGTTGAAGAAAAAAGTAATGCTCTAAAAGAGGCAACTTCTAAAGAGGACTATGATTCAATGAAAAAACTCCTTGAAGAGCTTCAACAAGAACTTTATGCGGTTGGTTCATCTGTTTATCAGCAACAAGGTAATCAGCCTCCAACTCCTGGTTCAGCGAGCAATTCTGATCAGACTGAATCAAATGAAAAAGGTGGAGATGATGTAATTGATGCAGACTTTACTGAAACAAAAGATTAG
- a CDS encoding shikimate dehydrogenase, translated as MISSKTSFIALIGNPVSHSLSPIMQNAALQYLGLDLIYIAIPCKNEDLELVLNSLKKINCKGLNITIPHKEKVFNLCSEISPIASKLKAINTLKLNSENEWSATNTDVDGFIYPLKTFNLRKKQSIVLGSGGAARSVIQGLINLNLSRISVISRNKSSLDELIKNFENQIELQGLLNDDNQVQNLIEEADLIVNTTPVGMKRAKHEINLLPYGNSFWGSLNSKTIVYDLIYNPAPTHLLKFSANKGCTTIDGLQMLVAQGLKSLSFWTNGLEVPFHIMNDALKNYL; from the coding sequence ATGATTTCAAGTAAGACATCTTTTATTGCATTAATTGGCAATCCAGTAAGCCATTCCTTGTCACCGATTATGCAAAATGCTGCCCTTCAATATTTAGGCTTAGATTTAATTTATATTGCTATACCTTGCAAAAATGAAGATCTAGAATTGGTGTTGAATTCTCTAAAAAAAATTAATTGCAAAGGTTTAAATATCACAATTCCCCATAAAGAAAAAGTATTTAACCTTTGTAGTGAAATTTCCCCTATTGCAAGCAAACTGAAAGCAATTAATACTCTAAAATTAAATTCTGAAAATGAATGGAGCGCAACTAACACAGATGTAGACGGATTTATTTATCCGTTAAAAACATTTAACTTAAGAAAAAAACAATCGATTGTTCTTGGCTCTGGTGGTGCAGCACGATCTGTTATTCAAGGATTAATAAATTTAAACCTTTCAAGAATTTCAGTAATATCACGGAACAAATCATCACTAGATGAATTAATAAAAAATTTCGAAAATCAAATTGAACTTCAAGGTTTGTTAAATGATGATAATCAAGTTCAAAATTTAATTGAAGAAGCAGATTTAATTGTAAATACAACACCAGTAGGAATGAAAAGAGCCAAACATGAAATAAATTTGTTGCCATATGGAAATTCTTTTTGGGGATCCCTTAATTCAAAAACAATTGTTTATGATTTGATCTACAACCCTGCCCCAACTCATTTATTAAAATTTAGCGCCAATAAAGGATGCACGACTATCGATGGTTTGCAAATGCTTGTTGCTCAGGGGTTGAAATCATTATCATTTTGGACAAATGGCTTAGAAGTACCTTTTCATATTATGAATGACGCACTCAAGAATTATCTTTAA